The following is a genomic window from Variovorax paradoxus.
TCCATTCGCGGGATCAAGCCGAAGAGAGGGTAATTGGACAGGGCCCAACAATTTGCGTGCTTCAAGTTGGTGTTGCATGCCTCCAAGCCTAGGAGCTTGCGCCGGCAAAAGCGATGAACTAACAGGCAACTTTCGAGTGACTTGAAAGTTGCCTGCAATTCGGCTCATGCCCACCTCTATACGGCGCATAGGGCGAGCGCCAGCAGAAATAGTGGGAAGGACAGCGTTGATGGCGAGGTGCTTCACTTGCCGCACTCCGGTGCCACCTGGTCGAGTGCGCGCACGAGTTGCTCCACAAGCTGCGCCGAACCCTTTTGCAGCGGATGCACGTCATCCGACATATCAGACGCATCGATGACCACCGAGCGCCAGTCCGCGAACGTGGCGCCGTATTCCGTGGCCAACGCCTTCGCGATAGCGTTGTAGGCGTCCGCGTTCACCAGCGGCACGCGCTGCGGCGGTAGACCCGTGATGACAACGACCTTGCCGAGCGCCTTGGTGCGGTCCAACAGGAGGCGCATCGCAGCTTCGTAGGGGTAGGAGTTGCCGGCGTCGTTCACACCGAACTCGATCACCACGATGCGCGAGGCAATCGACTCGTTCACGAAGACTGGTGCTCGTGCGTGGGCGCTGTTGCCTATTACGGACTTGTCCGTGACCACGTAGGCGGGACGCATGCGCTTGATGCCTGCGGCAGGCACCTCGGCGATGGTGGTGAACAGCGACAGCCCACCGCTTGCTATGGAGTCGCCTTCGAGCTGCAGCGTGCAATCAACCGTTGGCGCGGCTGGTGCTGCTGGAGCTGAAGGGATGCCGACGATGGGCAGTGCGACACCGCCAGAACTGCCGCCACCACCGCCGCCGCAACCTGCGCAGAGGCAGGCTACGGCGACGGCTGAAAAAGTGGCCGCGTGGGCCGGGTAAATGTTCACGTTCGCTCCGTCTTGCTAGGGACGGAGCGAGTTTAACCATAGTTAAAGAAAACAAGCAACTAAGGTTGAATTAATTTGTCCACTGGCCGATGAGTATCCCCATGACGGTGAATGAATTTCGAATGGGCTCGTGCTGCGGGTTGAGCGGAGCAAGCCAGCGGCGCGCGCCCTCCTGCTTGTAGATCTTGAACGTAACCTCGTCCGACCCTATGAGTTTGGCCAGGATGGGTGCGCCGTCGCTCGGCTTGCCGTTGTCTCGCAAAGGATCGAAGTAGAGGTGGCTCCCCGGACGGTAAGACTGCATGCTCCCATGCGGAGCTACCATGCTGTCGCCCTGAGCGATGACACAGAAGGTCTCGTTGCTACAACTGATCGGGACGATGGTGAACTCGTTGCCTTCAGGTCGAGATTGCCACTCTGAGACTCCTTTCCAGGTGGACAAAGATTCCCATGGGACCAGCGGAACCATATGCGCTTCCTCTTGCCGCTTTAGTTCCATGGAGCCTTCGCCAGTAGCAAGCCATCGCGCATCCACACAGAGAAAGTCAGCGGCTTTGGAGTTGTTGTAGGCCGACAAACTATTCGTAGTGCCGTCAACGGCCTTGCTTACCGCTTGGTAAGACACCCCAATCGCCGCGGCCAGAGCAGACACGGAGACGTTCGCATACTTCATTGCCTCGGTGAGGCGCGTTTTGTAATCAACCATGGTTGAATGATAGGGTAAATCCATTGGCGCATGGTTGCGGTTGATATGCAACTATGCTCCAATCCGCGGATGGACAAGCATCACGCAATTGAACTGTTGGGTGGGTCGGTGGCAGCCGCCGCGAAGGCGGTGGGAGTCTCGTACTCGGCTGTTTACAAATGGCCTGACATCCTTCCTCAGCGAATAGTGGACCGCGTAGAAGCCGCCGCAGCAAGGATCCGCGGGCCTGAGCTCACGGCAGCAGGCTCGGAGCGCTGATGGTTCATCCATTTGCTTGGCGTCGGCGCGAAAAGGCCGCAAAGCCCCCCGCGAGCGGGCGGGCAGATCTTCGGCTTCATGTTGCGCTGCGGCGCTGCATGGGGGCCTTCGGCGTCACGTTTACGGCGTGTGCCACGAAGCGTACTTCCACATCCCCATCAAGCCAGCGCATGTCCAAGCGTGTCGTCCGCAGCGTGGTGCGCGCGGGCTCACCTGGCGTGGGGTTCGCATTGGTCGTGATGCTGCTGCGCGAGCTGCTGTGGATCAGGTCCGGGTCATGCGCTGGGGCTCGCTTGGAGCTGGTCGGGTAAGTCATGTCTGCAGTCTCGCCAACCCCCTTTGAAAGAGCCAGAAAAGGCATGCAGCTCGCTTTGCGCGCACTGCAAGAGCCTGGGAAGGCCGGCGCTCTCGCCGTTTCCATGGGGCTTAGCGACTCGACTGTGAGCCGCATCAAGACCGAGCGCCTCGAAGAGGTTCTTCTGTTCCTGGCGCACCTCGGCATCAAGGCGGTGCCGTCCGAATACCAGTGCGTGGACCCGAAGACCTTTGCGGCCTTTGAGGTGCTTTACGCCAAGGCGATGAGCCAGACCACCCCCGCAAAACTGATCTTCGAGGACGCCGACTGATGCGCCGCGCACTTCTGTGGTTCGTCCACTTCATTTACTGGCTGCGGGTGCACCGCGGAAATTTCAGCAATGCCCGCTGGGCAACCGATCACGAAATGGGAGCTTGGCGATGACCAGCGATGCACGGATCTCTACGGGGCTGCCCGGCCATCCGAAGACAAAGAAATTGATTCGACGTGTTGGGGCTGCGGGCGCATGGCATCTCGTCTGCCTCTTCCTCTGGACCGCGGACAACCGGAGCGACGGTGCTTTGACGGGCATGAGTGATGAGGACATCGAACTCGCCGTTGACTGGACAGGAGAAGAGGGCGCCTTCGTGCGTGAGCTCGTGACAGTTGGCTTTCTCGATGGAGTGGAAGGCGAGCGCTCGATCCATGATTGGGAAGAGCACAACCCTTGGGCGGCGGGCAGCGATGCGCGTTCGGAGAAGTCCCGCTACGCTGCCCTGTGCAAGCAACACGGACGCGCAGAGGCTGCCAGGAAGATGCCCGAGTACGCCGCGCGCTTGCTTGCCGCAGTGCCAAATAGTGCCAGTGGCACTGCCCCTGGCAAGCTAGTAGCAGTGCCCAAACCTGCTACGGGCATGCCACCCGCTGAATCTGGCAGTGCCCCGTCTCCGTCTCCGTCTCCGTTACCGTCTCCGTTACCGTCTCCAAAGAAAGAACCTGACGGTTCTTTTTGCGCCGAGCCGGAAGCCGGCTGCGACGCAGCAGCATCGCCGACCGTGGTCTTGATCCCGTTGATCGACGGCAGCGACTTCGCGGTGAAGGCGTCCGACGTGCAGGAGTGGCAGCAAGCGTACCCGAGCGTCGATGTCGTCGGCGAGCTGCTCCGGGCTCGGATCTGGTGCAAGGACAACCCGGCAAAGCGAAAAACCGCGAAAGGGGTCCGGCGCTTCCTGTCGGGCTGGCTCGGCAAGGAGCAGGACCGCGGCGGATCGAAGTCCTCGCCGTCCGCCACGGCAGTGCCGCTCATCGACGGAGTTGCGTGGTGGAAGGCGGCCGGGTTCACCCACATCGCAGAGGCGCAGAACGAGCGCTGCCACCTCGGCAATTTCCGTGAATTCCGCGACGGCAAGCGCGTGCCGCAGGAGGCGACCGCGTGAACGCTGCCGAGGCAAAGCAGATGCTGGCCAGTCAAGCCGCCGAGATCGCACGCATGCTGCTGCCACAGGGCAAGCAGCGCGGCAGCGAGTGGAAGGCCGGCAACGCCAACGGCGAGCCGGGCGACAGCCTCTCGGTGTGCATCCGGGGTCACAAGGCGGGTGTGTGGTCCGACTTCGCGAGCGGCCAGGCGGGCGACCTGATCGACCTGTGGATGGCCTGTCGCGGGCAGTCCATGGCCGAGGCGATGAAGGACATCAAGCGGCATTTCGGCATCCGCGACGACTTCCCGCGTCCACCCGAAAAGACCTTCCGCCGACCGGAGAGCCCGCGTGCGCCGGCTGCGAAAGCCCGGGCTGCCGAATGGCTGATGGGCCGCGGGCTGACCGAGGAAACGATTCGCGCCTTCAAGGTCGCCGAGCAGGTGCAGCACGGCAAAACTTACGCCGTCTTTCCGTTCATCGATGAGCACGGCGAGCTCATCAACATCAAGTATCGGAACCCGGACGAGAAGAAGGACATGCGCCAGGAGCCCGGCGCGGCGCCATGCCTTTTCGGGTGGCACCTGATCGATCCGAAAGCGCGCACGGTCACCATCACCGAAGGCGAGATCGACGCTATGACCCTGCACCAGATGCGCGTGCCGGCGCTGTCCGTCAATCAAGGCGCGGGCAACCACCAGTGGATCGAACACGACTGGGAAAAGCTTGAGCGCTTCGACGACATCCTGATCTGCTTCGACAACGACGAGGCCGGCGACAAGGGCGCGGCCGAGGTCATCAACCGCTTGGGCGTGGAGCGCTGCCGCCGTGTACGGCTCGGCGCCAAGGACGCCAACCAGTGGCTGCAGGATGGCGCCGAGCCCGTGGATTTTCAGCAGGCGATGGAAGATGCGCGTCCGCTGGACCCTGACGAGTTGCGCAACGCCAACGACTACACCGCCGCCGTCGAAGCGCTGTTCTACCCGCCACCCGGGGCGCCGCTTGATCCGGCCCTGTACATCGACAAGGAACTCGAATGGTTCCGCTTCCGGCTCGCCGAGTACACCTGCTGGACCGGCATCAACGGCCACGGCAAGAGCCTGATGCTCGACCAGATCCTGCTCGGCTTGATGCTGCAGGGCGAGCGCGTCGTGATCTTCTCCGGGGAAATGGGTGCCGCCCGCCACCTGAAGCGCCTGCACAAGCAGGCCAGCGGCCAGGACAGACCGACCCGCGAATACATCCGCGCGATTGGCGCCTGGTTCCGTGAGCGGCTGTGGCTGTTCGACCTCGTGGGCGTAGCGAAGCTCGACCGACTGCTTGAGGTGTTCGCCTATGCCGCGCGTCGGTATGGCGTCCGCCATTTCGTCATCGACAGCTTGATGATGATCGACGTGCCGCAGGACGGACCCGGCGCGATCACCAAGCAGAACGAGGCCGTGCAGAAGCTGGTTTCGTTCAAGAAAACGCACAACGTCCACATCCACCTGGTGGCGCACCCCCGCAAGCTCCGGGACGAAACCGAGGCTCCCGGAAAGATGGAGGTCGCAGGCGCTGGCGGCATCGTCAACGGCGCCGACAACGTGTTCTCGATCTGGCGTGCCCAGAAGGACGAAGCACCAGCGAATCCGAACGACCCCGATGCCCTCGCCAAGTGGCAAGAAGAGCAGGAGGGCATCGACGCCAAGCTGATCCTCAAGAAGCAGCGCGAGGACGGAGTGCAGGACTACACGCTGCGGCTGTGGTTCGACAAGCCCACTCAGCAGTACCGAACCGGACCAAGGAAGTATCCGCTTCGCTTTGTCGAATTCTCAACCCAAGACCAGGAGATGTCATGAGAATGACTGAACGAGCAGTCCAACCGGCTGCGAGCACTCGTCCGCGTAGATGCCGGGAGGGATTGCATTTGTCCAATCCCTTCTGGAGCTTCAAATGGCCGAAGTTTTCACTCTGCTGTGGAATCGCGACTCCAACGCATTTCACGTCGAAACGCTTGAGCGCGCCTGCGCCAACGGCATGCGTCTATTCCATAGCAACATCGAAAGTGGCTGCCGGTTGCTCTTCATTGGCACAAGGGATGAGTGCCTCGCCAAAGCGGACGAGCTACGTCCCATCCGCGAAGAGCGGGATCTCGTGCGGCGCTTGTACAGCCCAGACCAGAACGGAGCCTAGTGCAGCTGGCGGGAACCGCGGGGTTTCCCAATGAGCATGCGCGAATTCGAGCAGTACCTGAAGGCGTCGGATTTCCTCGCCGACACGATGAACGCGCATCGAGCGGCGACGGCCGAAGTCATCGCTGGCTTTGCCACCGTGCTCAAGCGGCGCGGACAGCTGACCGAAGTGGAGATGAACGAGATGCTTCGCAGGCTCGAAGACAGCACCGGCCGGCCATCCATCGACGGGAGTCGCCGCAACCTGGCTGCACGCATCGGTGACAGCCTGAAAGGTCGCGGATGAAAGTCATCGAGCGGTACGCCGCCGCCGTCCGATCCTCCAATCTAGAGATCAACGAGCGCACAACGCGCTCAGACTCCGACGTGCTCGGCGCCATGGGGCTCGCCGCGCGCCAGTTCCCCTTGGCCGTCGCGCTGCAGCGCCTGTTCCTGGGGGATAGCACCGCGGCGCGCGAACTCGTGGAGATCCTGGCTGACGACGCATGGCGGCAGGCGAGGGCGATGCGCGTGAAGCTGAACCGGGTGCAGGCCTACGACCTGGCGCAAGGCTGTGTCGCCTGGCACCGCAACCCGACTTGTGACCATTGCGGCGGGCATGGCGCGACGGTCATTCCCGGCAGTAAGACGCTCGGCGTGCGCTGCAAGCCTTGCAAGGGCACTGGGCGCACTTCGCTAGCCAAGATGTTCAAGGAGCACTCGGAGGTCGCCGACTGGCTGGTTGCGCACATGGAGCGGCATCAAGCGATGGCGGGGCCCGAAGCAATGAAGCAGATTACGGGCTATCTGGAACTGAAGAACTGGTGTGCTGAAGCGGCAAAGTAAAAAGTCTTTACGAGCTCATCGCTTCTGTGCGAAAATTACTCCGCCTGTAGAAATCCCGGGTGAGCCGGGAAAAATAAGAGCAGCCCAACCATTGATGGCGGAGCTGTTTCTGCATCACAGCGTGCGATGCGCGGTTTTCGGAACCAGGCGAGAAATGACCTGCGAAACGACAACGCCAATGATCTCCACCGCTTCGTTGGTGAACTCCAGCGGAGCCGCGTGAGCGGCAGCGCCGATTGCCACCAATGATTGACCGTTGATCCCTGGTTCGCGCGAAACCCGGCGCAGCCCTGGGTTCCCCGTGGTGCCGCGCACCTTGAAAACGACATCTGAGCCAGGCTCAATCTCGTCCGCCGTCCAGACCGCCGTGTTCATGATCACGATGCAGTTCGGCGGATATTCTTCGCTGGCGGGATAGCTGCCAGGGTATCGAGCTGCTCTGCGCTGATCGGTAGTTAGTTTCAGAATGGGCGTGAACGCGCTCATATCCGCGGACTGGTTCGGCGCT
Proteins encoded in this region:
- a CDS encoding SGNH/GDSL hydrolase family protein codes for the protein MNIYPAHAATFSAVAVACLCAGCGGGGGGSSGGVALPIVGIPSAPAAPAAPTVDCTLQLEGDSIASGGLSLFTTIAEVPAAGIKRMRPAYVVTDKSVIGNSAHARAPVFVNESIASRIVVIEFGVNDAGNSYPYEAAMRLLLDRTKALGKVVVITGLPPQRVPLVNADAYNAIAKALATEYGATFADWRSVVIDASDMSDDVHPLQKGSAQLVEQLVRALDQVAPECGK
- a CDS encoding LexA family protein, with protein sequence MHINRNHAPMDLPYHSTMVDYKTRLTEAMKYANVSVSALAAAIGVSYQAVSKAVDGTTNSLSAYNNSKAADFLCVDARWLATGEGSMELKRQEEAHMVPLVPWESLSTWKGVSEWQSRPEGNEFTIVPISCSNETFCVIAQGDSMVAPHGSMQSYRPGSHLYFDPLRDNGKPSDGAPILAKLIGSDEVTFKIYKQEGARRWLAPLNPQHEPIRNSFTVMGILIGQWTN
- a CDS encoding toprim domain-containing protein; its protein translation is MNAAEAKQMLASQAAEIARMLLPQGKQRGSEWKAGNANGEPGDSLSVCIRGHKAGVWSDFASGQAGDLIDLWMACRGQSMAEAMKDIKRHFGIRDDFPRPPEKTFRRPESPRAPAAKARAAEWLMGRGLTEETIRAFKVAEQVQHGKTYAVFPFIDEHGELINIKYRNPDEKKDMRQEPGAAPCLFGWHLIDPKARTVTITEGEIDAMTLHQMRVPALSVNQGAGNHQWIEHDWEKLERFDDILICFDNDEAGDKGAAEVINRLGVERCRRVRLGAKDANQWLQDGAEPVDFQQAMEDARPLDPDELRNANDYTAAVEALFYPPPGAPLDPALYIDKELEWFRFRLAEYTCWTGINGHGKSLMLDQILLGLMLQGERVVIFSGEMGAARHLKRLHKQASGQDRPTREYIRAIGAWFRERLWLFDLVGVAKLDRLLEVFAYAARRYGVRHFVIDSLMMIDVPQDGPGAITKQNEAVQKLVSFKKTHNVHIHLVAHPRKLRDETEAPGKMEVAGAGGIVNGADNVFSIWRAQKDEAPANPNDPDALAKWQEEQEGIDAKLILKKQREDGVQDYTLRLWFDKPTQQYRTGPRKYPLRFVEFSTQDQEMS
- a CDS encoding helix-turn-helix domain-containing protein, which encodes MNIITGHNNEFAQRLIGARTQRGWTQRELASNVQVSKRTISQYETGDMFPRPDTLQRLADQLHVDPTYLATGQHLNTLKYLADQKNSGASGLPRFEMLYVEDWNTLAPGFGHTPVYSANPQAPNQSADMSAFTPILKLTTDQRRAARYPGSYPASEEYPPNCIVIMNTAVWTADEIEPGSDVVFKVRGTTGNPGLRRVSREPGINGQSLVAIGAAAHAAPLEFTNEAVEIIGVVVSQVISRLVPKTAHRTL